A region of the Silene latifolia isolate original U9 population chromosome 9, ASM4854445v1, whole genome shotgun sequence genome:
TGTTTGTAAGATGATGTGTCAATTATTTTAGAGGTTTGTCTACAAACCCTCTATTGTTGGACATTGGTGTTGAGGTTCATGGATGAGAGGGGTTACAATATACTCCGTAGTATCCAGGTTTGTGGAGAGAGAATGTATGAGAAGAAATAGTATGGCGGGTCATGTGATGAACCTTGAAgatgtttatttattgttgcacaaattctcattatagacggacactatccgtctatacgtatagacggataccattttccctcacaaaatacccatttgccataaagtgggaagcacatgggggtgccccaccttgtcccccctaccaattttattagaggtctttacccgtctgttcgccccacccgtctataccaagacctattgttatTGTTGGGATGAGGTTTGTAGCTAAATGAGTTTGTATACTAACTTATGTGGCATGAGAACAAACCTATTGGAGTATCATCTATTGCTAATGCTCTAAGGTCTTGTTTATTTTAAGAAAAGTGTAGTTGGTAGATAttctcgtctttttttttttttgtctaacgGAGTGTCCACTCAATCAGTGGCGGATCTTGAAGAAATTTTTGAGGGGGGCCGGAAAGAAAATAATCGAATCCTCAATTATTTCTTTAAAAGGCATACAATCCATATACAATATAAAGGGAGGCATTTTCtaacaaaaaaataataaaaaaataaaggtAGGCATTAACAAACACAAAATTTAAACACGTCTTCACAAATAATCAAATACTAAGATAAAAATATTAACAAAGCGAAATTATTTAATTAACAACCTTCCTAAAAGTAATTTAATGACTACTTCAATAAAAATATACACGACCAATAATAttaaaatactccctccaattcacaataaaacTCCTTatttccatttccgtctattcacaataacttccctattttcttttttggtaagtgtttgtgtggttcaaatttaattgtatggtgggatagtgtatttgtgtggttcgaatttatttatatggtggggtagtgtgttttcttaattttttgtgtcaaaatgaaatgggaggtttattgtgaatcgATGGAGTATAAAATTATATCAATCACCAAAAAATGTAATATTTTTTCAGTTTTACAAAAAATACTCGGGAGTAAAAAAACGAAATGTACATCTTATATTTTAGAGAAAGATAATAACAGATCATATATCTCAGAAATATTACGAGGAGCACAAATTCTGTTGTAAGACCGTAGTTGTGCGATGAGAAAAAGGTGACCACTTTATGGTACATACTACATAGTGACAATTTTTTCACTAAAAATGaacctttttttttcaaataggTCACTATTTACTGCAAAATCGTCACTATTTACGCAAAAATTGTCACATTTATGTCAAAATACATGAAAAAGACCTGTCAAATCATATAATTGCTCTTTCTGAAGTGTTTCAAAATGTTTAAAATTAAGAATTGTTTATCACTACGGCTTAATAAATTGTCTTGCCTTAATCACCAATCAAGTTACCTAAAATATGTTATACTCCTAtttaaaacccttaaattttattttttttgacagAGTGCAAAAGTTTTACATTACAGTAGTATGGTTGTGAAAGCCATACTCAAGTACTACAATGTAAAACCGAATAAGAAACAACACAGAGTAATAGTAACCTAATAAAAAACAACAACTAGAGAGCAATTCCCATAGGCTATCCGAAACTTGATGATCAAGAACAATGGTCTGGCCACGAGCATCACCACCCAAATCATCAGCCCGACAAACATTCCTCCCAGGAGACTGGATCAGTTGAGATGTCGTGAGGCAAGAACGAGGTACACTTACGCCACAAGACGTAGAAATTTAAAGTGGATGGTAAGCCACGAAGGCCTACATCCAGTGGAGAAAACTCTCCTGCACCACGTAAAACGGTCACAACAGTCAACAGACCAAACACCAAAGACAAAGAGTGAGCTGACAAGCTGAGAAGAATGAAGCTCCACAACCAATCCCATCGTAAAATTCACCCAGCTACAGACAGAGACGTAGGCGGAAGAGGAACAGGTCATCCTCCTCTCACCCAAATCCACATGGAACCACAATCGGCCGTAGCACTGCTTCGCTACTCCAACAAAACTATTTATTCGACCAAAACGACAGAAACTCCAATAAGAGGAGATTATTAGAAATAACAAActaactgataaaaggaaattagacaacataGAGTAAAGGAAAAAACCACCATCTCCAATCCAACCAACTACACCGAAACATCCCATCATACACTTACTCGGAAAATTCCAACTCCCAAAAAAACAATACACCCAGAAAAGTGACAATAAAAGCCTGATCAGAGAAAGTCCGACCCAAACCCTCGATCTAACAAAAGACCAGACGACAAGAGCACCAAAAACAGAAGCCGCCTAAAGGCAACCCCAGACGATCCGTGACAACCGAAAACAACCAAGCAACACTGCATGCAAGCATCAAAACGGATGACAGACCAACTCCTTAACCCAAAAGAACTTAGAGACAACGATCCGAACGGCGGGGGAAGGGGCGAGGGATAGGGGAACGCCAAAACGGACAATTAGACCCATAAAAAACAACAATGGACATTAGCACAGTCCGATCGCAAAACCAAGGgaggtgggggaaatggggggatcatcTCCCTGACAGACGATCAAACCCATAGAAAACGACAACGGACGTCAGTAGCCCAACCGTGAAGCCTAGGGTGATGGGgaaaatggggggatcaccaccTTAATTGCATGCACGATCCGTCCAAGGGTGCTGCACGGTGAATGGACATTCACGAAGACGGAAACAATGGAGATTAAAAGGCCGGCTCACACCACAAAGAAACTTTAACAAGTGAATCTGTCATTAAATCAAGAATAAACCAAAATTTCTAGATCAAGAACGATTAAAAACACGATCTGGGTAAGATTGATTAAAGTGGGAGGATTGAAAAGGGATCACCGGAGATGGACCACATGACGGCCCAATCTCCGGCGACCCGAGCAAGTGTACTCAGGTTCAGTGAGAGGAAGGGGGAGGATGGTGGTGTCAGTATTTAATTTTGGGGATTTTTTGgggattttttagagagagactGGAGAAATTTGTAGAGAGAGAATATATTATAGGTGCTTAAAATTATTAGTCTTTAGGGAATGACGATTATaggaacacaaattctcattgaagacatgacatatccgtcacaagctgaagacggataccattttacttCACAATGTACccattttttctctctctgcaacactattcatgtggtcccctttctccaccaacccattttgttaccattttctcacaaaatatccgtcacaaatggtaacccgtcacaagggagaccaattgttataAGAATTGTTGAAAAAATAATTTTTGTTAACATGTAACTTTGGATTTAACGAGGTATCATTATGCAAGTGGGGGCAATgtttccattttttttatttatactTGGGCTTTTTATTTACTTTGGATTTAACGAGCCAAATGAGGTACGATTATACAGACTTGCTTGGGCTTTTTATTAAGGGGGGCCAGGCAGTTATCATTCTGAAAATTTCCGTATTGTTTAGAGAAGGAATAACTGTTGGGCCACAATCACAAAGGGCCCTGGCCCCTGCCCAATACAAGGAAGATCCACCACTGCACTCAGTCACATTATGGGACATAGAATTCGAACTTGGAAGCTATTGTCCATTCTATCCCCGTCTTAACCACTTGACTactatattgtttattagtttgacATACATTGGATGTTGTAGTTGTAATTTTATCCCGCAATGGTAACACGAGAAAACACATGTCGCCCCTTACGCACccgttcatagactatacatctgaggtactacctcttattgtttattttttgagttttattttaatgttttttgagTTCTGCTTTATTATAAaggtttttgagcacatttactaaaacattagactaaaaaaatataatattgctcaaaaactatatttataaatggtaatatgctcataaaaaatgtgtatatgctcaaaaactaagggggcgtttggttcgggGGCTttaggaaagggaaagggaattaAAATGGGTGattccttttgttgttgtttgtttgagaCAAACAAAGGGTAACCCATACCCTCTTTTACCCCCAAAACCATCCACATCCATACCCCTACCCCCCCCTAGGGTAAGCCCATACCCTTTCCCTTCTACTCTCTATTTCCACTACTACATCCGTACACCCACCGTCAACCACTATcaccaacacccaccacaccgacacaaccaccaccaccagcgACGTCGGCGGTCCCTCATCATTCCGGCCCACTCACCGGCGTACTCATTTGGACCCCACATCCCCAACCACTAAACACCACATCAACACCTTTAATAACTATCCCACCCTACCGAAACTCCCTCCCCCGCTGGTAACCTCTCTTTCCGACACCCCAACACTGTCGAAGCCTCCGCCAACCACAATaaaacaccagatctggtgtttACTACGGTGAGGGAGGGAGTTTCGTGGGTGGTGGAGGTTGTTTTTAGGTTGGTTTCGGGTTTGGGTTAAGAGTGTATGGTGGTGTGGTAAGCTGGGGTCGGCAATACGACGGTGAGGCGGCTACTGGGCGGCGACGGTGAATTGCCTAATGGTGGTGGTGGCGTGGGATATGGTGGtttgtggtgttggtggtggaTACGGTGGAATTGAATTTCCCTTTCTTATTCCAAACAACTAATATAATCCAAGGGTAACCCATACCTTTCCCctcatttctctttcttttttccattctctttccctttcctgtaccaaacgccccctaaaagGTCTGAGGTAttacctcagatgcgtaatccgTTTTTTCATTACACACACCCACCCACCCCCCGCCCAGCTCAAATCGACTCCCTTATACCCCGTTGCACCCAATTACATGGTATTGCATTTTGATTCACCCACCTTTGTTACTTGGATTTAAAAGGCAGCCAACGGTTCCGAGTTTCCCAAATTTTTATGGAGATTACATTCATTTTAGAGCATAAAACATGTGATTatgattgtattttttttttggtgtaaaccggggtgtccaccgtcgacaacagtgtataatccCCTCGTCGCGCGTGCTTTTACGAAGAGGTAAACGGccaaagagtttgctccattcccatgggcagggatcgaacccctgacctcatggttaagggatgaggtgaACAACCATCACACCAAACACATTTGTTTATTATGATTGTATTTTGACGACCGTAGAAAACCAACTTTAAAACGACTATGCACCCCTTTTATTACTATCATTAGATAGATTCAATGTAAAGAATACATAAAAGTTGAAAGCCGTTATATGTTGTATATCCGTCACTCAGTCAGGTACAGTCATGTTGCCAAAACTGTTGTCGGAACTGGAACGCCCATTGACGAACCAAACCCCTTTAATTGATTAACTCCTCACAACAGATCAGTTCAACAATAATCGTTCATCTACATTTCCTCCGTCAACTACTTTGAAATTTGATTCCGATAGTCTTTCCCTTGCCTTGTTCGCCTGTAAAATGAACACCAGATTGAACATCAATTAATAtaccaggatttgaacccgtgacctttggTCACTCTGTCTCTGATATCATtttagatgaaccatctcaaccaaaaccttaaggtgatgattGAGCCCAACAattatatttattcctattaCTGTATACAGAAGTCTTTACATTGGAGATTCGGAATGTTGATGACAATGTGGTCGAAAGTATATGTTAACGAGTAAAAACTAGCAAAAGTCGTACCTGTTTTTCCCAATTTGTACATCCCGTAATGATGGCTAGAAGCGAACATTGCACAATAGAACCACATAAGATCCCGATCCATAGACCTCGTCCCCTCATTTGCAACCAAAAGCCTAATATTGCTGAAATCGGAATTCCAAAAAGATAGAATGCAACAAGGTTTACCACTGCACCTATATGTTGCCATCCACATCCCCTAGCAATTCCTGCAGTTCCACATTTTCGAAATCAAAAGCATTAATGAAAATAATAAAGTGAAATTCTTCTGATTCTATATCGACTAAGAAAGTATGAAATGTTTGAAACGCATACCTGAAAGAACACCTTGTAGACTGTCCATTATAACATTGACGCAAACCAAAGGCGCCAGAGTAGTGACATAATCAATGACTTCCTTTTCGCTGCTAAAACAATATCCGAAAACCCTCCGTGTGAAAAATATGACTGCACTCACTATAAGGCCATTAGCCATCGCGAAAACCATGACTGCACATGCAGCTGTACGAGCTCGTTGTGGGTTTCCTGCACCAAGTTCGTTTGAGACCCTGGTACTGTTTATACACCACAGAACAAAAACCAGCCTCAAAAAACGAGAATTAAATTATAACTGCGATTGTCAGAACGACAGATAAATGAGGAGATTTCAGGGAAGGAAAGTACCTTGCAGCAGCACCGATTCCATAAGGGATCGCGTATAATGTTGAGATAGTTGTCAAGCTATTTGGACAAAGAAAGAAGTACATACACAAAGTTTCAGCAATTCAATTCGAGTTGTTCATCAAAACAGCAACTGAATTTTCTGAATACTGTCATTTGGAAAAGTAACTGAGAAAGAAACATTACCATACAGATAAAACAGAAGTCTCGAGTTCGGGATGTGGCAGCAGTCCTGATAGCAAAATTTGTAGCTCAAATGACCACCACTCCAGACTATATGCATACAAATAACGAAccaattagtctcactatagactgatatatccgtctaaagtgaaagacgggtcaaatatgcttaaagtgatagactgtcttatgcttaaagtgggtggatatttagcccgtctataactatagacggatatctcccgtctataatgagaatttgtgatatagGATATCAGAAAATGTTTAGTCGCTCTCAAAAAGAGATTTAAAATGAGTCGTAATCAGAAGTGAATACGGAAAAGATAAGAACACGGAAGGAGAGTGTACCAGATCATTGTAGCAGAAGGAATAGCAAACCGAAAAAACTCTCCAATTCCATGGAATATCTCCATGGAGAGTGGAGAACGAGTCGCTTCACAAGAAGAAGAGAAATTCATATACAAAGTGAGGAAAATGGCGTTCAACCAAAGTGATATACTCATTGAAACAGCAGCGCCGAGGTTTTTAAGCCCTGACTTATATACCAAAGCCCAACAAAGCGGTATATGGAGACAGAGAGCTGTGCATGAACTTACAACCATTGGCATCACCAAACTTTGGACTTGAAAATATCGAATAAGAGGTTGGAGAACGGCGTAAGCAAAAAGTGCAGGAACAAGACAAGCCGAGAATCTGCCAGCTTCATGTGCAATTGCAGGATCTTGTCCAATGAGTAAAAGGACTTTACCGATGTTTATCCAGAGAATGGAGATTGGGA
Encoded here:
- the LOC141598971 gene encoding protein DETOXIFICATION 12-like, which encodes MEEGLLLVRENHEKEDKKWKIIILEEMKRVSYIAGPMIAVMLSQFMLQVVSQMMVGHLGELYLSSTALSMSISIVTGYSFLIGMASALETLSGQAYGAQQYKKLGTQTYTAMFSLALVCIPISILWINIGKVLLLIGQDPAIAHEAGRFSACLVPALFAYAVLQPLIRYFQVQSLVMPMVVSSCTALCLHIPLCWALVYKSGLKNLGAAVSMSISLWLNAIFLTLYMNFSSSCEATRSPLSMEIFHGIGEFFRFAIPSATMICLEWWSFELQILLSGLLPHPELETSVLSVCLTTISTLYAIPYGIGAAASTRVSNELGAGNPQRARTAACAVMVFAMANGLIVSAVIFFTRRVFGYCFSSEKEVIDYVTTLAPLVCVNVIMDSLQGVLSGIARGCGWQHIGAVVNLVAFYLFGIPISAILGFWLQMRGRGLWIGILCGSIVQCSLLAIITGCTNWEKQANKARERLSESNFKVVDGGNVDERLLLN